The DNA region CCCATCATTGGCTTGAAATGAAAAGGTGTCTTCACCAGTAAATCCAGGATCGGGTGTGTATACATAATCTGGACCGCTGCCACTAAGGCTACCGTGTTGTGGTGGAGTGACAATAACATAGGTTAGTGGATCATTATCTGCATCGGTGGCAATCACTTCTAAATTCAGATCGTTGCCTTCGATGGTTTGCAGGTTGATATTTTCGGCAACCGGCGGAGTGTTGGTTTGACCATCGCAATCGGCAGGTCCTTTGTAAACAAAACTGATCCAACCATGTCCATTTAATTTAAAATCGGTCAGTTCGACTTCTGCAAATGAAACGGTTAAGTAATTGAACTGACTGCCTTGCCCGTCGTTTATACTCCAAATGGGAATCTGAATGTTTCGACCGAGTAGGGCGGTTAAGTTATCTCTAATATCGCGACTATTTTTTACTCCAGGTCGACCTTGAACCCAATCGCCAATAGAGACTTGGTTGTCAAGTAAGTCATTTGGATTGATATAAGTATCACTGTTTCCAGGAGGAATTAAACTCGCCGCTAGGCTAGGAGCATCGTTATTGCCATCCCAGGTGAGCCAAGAATAATTTCCAGGTCCTGTACCCAGTGGTATTTGCTCGTACACCAAACGATTTGGATCGCTGGCGAGAAGTGCATTTGGGAGCGTGATTGGATATAGCTCACAGTGATTGAGAGGGTCGGCACTGACACCTCGAACATTGAGAATAAAAATACTTAGAACACACAGAATTAAATAGCGCATAACAACCTCTTACGTTTGCATGATTGGATGTTGGAAAGGCGAGCTCTGTGACTCTTGGTCTTGTAGAAGAATCTTGTTGAACAATCGTATTCAGCAATGACCTTTTTATTTTCCTAACCTTTTATTTCATAGTTCAATCAATGGAGATTGCCTGCTTGGTAGAAAAGAAAATTTTTGTTTTTATAGCGTGCCTAAGATATTTCAAAGTCAGAGTGTGTCGATGGTCATTATTCTGGGTTTTACTAGCTCCTAAATATGAGATTGTTTCGCTATCAGCAATCGATTGCTAATAACCCGATATTGCAAATAGCTCAATATTGTTAATAACCCAACATTGTCAATAACCCAATAACGGCAGCTATCGGTATTTTTGTCATGATGTCTTTTCTAGGGCGAGGGATCGCGGTGAGCGAGCCAATGAAGTATTTTGATAATCGATAGCTTACTGAAAATCTAAGATTTTCCAAAATGAGCACTTGTTACAAGTAACCAAGTGCAAATTCTTCTATGGTACGTCAAAACTTAATGGTTGATAAACTAGGAGCTGAAGATGAATGCGGCCGCTGCTAAGTGCTTAACAATGTTGCAACTGGGAATAATAACGGTCATTTTCCCAACTCACGCAGATCAATTTCCGCTATCGGGTGATTCGCTTGCCGATAAAGAGTATTTGCAATGGGAGCAGTCAGAGCAGGGCGTTAGCCTTCAAGCGGTGCGCTTTAATCAAGATACCTGGCAAAGTAATCGCGGCAAAGACAGCAATGAGGCGTTTATATTCGGTCAGCCAGTACACGCGATGCGAGAGGGTAAGGTGGTTTCTTGCTGGCGTAAAGCTCCTGATAACGACACCATTGGAGAGTACGACGAAGAGCTTGGGTTAGAAACGCCTGAAGCCGATACGCGCATTCCTCGCTATGGCAATCATTTGCTGATTGAGCATCAGGATGGTTCTAGAGCACTTTATGCTCATATGCAGCAAGAATCGATTCCGCAACGGCTATGTCCACAATCGGAACGCTATTTAACGGCAGTAGCGGATCCTGAGCATGCAGATGTTGAACGCCAGACTCGGGTAATGACCAGTCAGCAGGCAACCGTTAAGGTTGGTGAGAAGCTGGGCCGAGTAGGTAATAGCGGCATGAGCAAGTTTCCGCAATTGTTTTTACGATTAGAAAAAGAGGGTCAGCTACAACCATTGGTGTTTGAAAAAGGGTTGTTTTCAATGCGTGCGCAAAAAGATAGCTTTTTAAAGTGGCAGCCCATCGAAAATCAAGCGATTCCAATGCCGCAAGCGTTTTTTTGGCCGGTTCGATCGTCTGTGAAAGAGCTAACCTATTTCCAACAATCGTTAAACGATTTTTCGAGACTTTCGTTGTGGTTAAGAGAGTCCGGTTATACTCCAACGCAGCGCGATGTTTATACGGTGGGCGGAAAAACCTTCGTGAATGTGAACTGGCAGCCATCAACGATGCCATGGCAATCTTATCCTTTGTTGAATGAGCAGCAGCATCTTGAAACCATGAATCAAGCATTTATTGATGGATATTCGTTAAAAGAAATCGACACGACCTTGGTGAGTGGAGAGCTAAAATATTCAACGTATTATGTGCAAGACTTAGCACCGGTCATGACCAAACATGCGATGAGCTTGGCGGACTTTAATACCTTTCGCTATGAAGCTCGAAAAGCCAATATGGGGGCGGCCGCTATATCCGTTCAGTATCAAGGGGAAGATCCGATTATTACCGCCTTGTTTCGCCCTGATGTTTCGCAACAGCAAGAATATAATCCACGCATCAATCGAGATAACTTCGAGCGAGTGTATGAGCAAATGGCTTACAAAAAATATTATCCAGTTTATATGAATGCTTACTACAGTGAGCAACTGGGAGACATGGTTTCAGTAATTTTTGCGCCGCGATTTAACACCGATATGGATGACATCGATATGAGCCTAAGCGACGTCAAAAGTGCGTCTCAAGACGCAAAAGAGGATGGTTTTAAACAGGGAATGATCTCCGGTTTCGATAATGTTAAAGATGATCATCGATTTGTTGGTTTTTGGTTAAAGTAATCCTAGAGTCTAGACAGATTGACGCTTTTTAACTCGTTAATCTGTCTTGTTCTAAGACGTTAGTGAGCGATTCTTAAAACTTCATACCTTTAAGCGACTCAAATGGCCGAATTTAAGGCTAGAGCGCATTTTCTTTAGAGAAACATCTAATAACATTCCGATTCTTGTCTATTCATCCGCTGGCGATTAGTATTTTGTCACTGCTTATAAAAACAAAAAGGATAACACATGTCATATCGCTGGATATCACTATTGGCTGGCCTGCCCTTGTTGCTGAGCGCCAGTGGGCCTGGCTACTATCGTTCACCCGACATCAATCAAAATACTTTGGTCTTTACCGCCGAAGGGGATATTTGGAAGGCATCAGCTTCAGGCCAAAATGCCCAACGCTTAACGTCGTCTCCTCAAGAAGAATTAGATGCGAGCTTGTCACCCGATGGCCAATGGGTCGCTTTTACCGCAAATTACGAAGGTGCCGACGAAGCCTATGTCATGCCTATTAATGGTGGCGTCGCGAAACGAGTAAGCTTTGAGAGCAGTCGCGTTAAGGTGCTTGGATGGGCGCCTAATGGTGAGTTATTGGTGGCGAGCAATAGCCAAACCGGGCCGATAGTCAGTTGGGTTTTAAAGCTTATCGATGTCAATGAATTAACCAGCCAAGTTTTGCCGTTAAGTGATGCCTCAACGGGAGTGGTGTCGAGTGATGGTAAGACCTTATTCTTTACTCGCTTCGGACTGCATACCTTTAGTGATAATGCGAAGATTTATCGTGGCGGCTTGGTCGCTGAAGTATGGCAGTGGGAACTAGGGTCAAAACAAGAGGCCAAGCGACTCCTCGCCGATCACAAGGGCGATGTTCGTGATTTAAGTTTCGCCAATGGCCATCTCTATTTTACCAGTGATGCGACAGGCAATCGCAATCTATGGCAACTTGATCTCAAGACCAATCAGGCAAAAGCCATTACTCAGCATAAAAACTGGCAAGTACGAGACCCTGTGGTATTTGGTGATGTGGCGGTTTATCAGAAAGGCGCAGATTTAGTTAAATTGGAGCTGACCTCTGGTGAGAGTCAAATTCTGCCCATTGAGTTAACGTCAGATTTTCCTTATTTGAGAGAGCGGTGGGTAAATCAACCGCTGAATTATTTAACGCACGCAGATGTGTCGAGTGGCCAACGAGTTGCACTCACGGCGCGTGGGCGAATTGCTCTAGCCAGTACCGATAATAGTCGTTTGATTCAAGTCGCCACTGATCCACGATCACGCAGCCGCAATGCGGTGAGTAGCCCAGATGGCAAGTGGGTTTATGCCCTCAATGATGCCAGTGGCGAACTCGAAATATGGCAGTTTGCTAGCGACGGTAGTGATCAAGGAAAGCAATTGACAGATGATGGCGGTCATTTTCGTTACAACCTTTATCCTTCTCCTGATGGACGTTACCTAGCACATGATGACAGTCAGGGGATGTTATGGTTATTGGATCTGAAGACCGGCAAAAACAGCAAGATTTTAAGCGGTTTCGAGGGTAGTCAGCCGTTTGCAACCGTGACTTGGTCTGCTGACAGTCAATGGTTGGCTTTTAGTCATGTGCCAACGGGAGACATGCGCAATCGTGTTGGAATTTATTCATTAGCAAGCAAACGCAGTAAGCTTCTGACGACGGATAAGTATGTTTCTTATAGCCCCGTTTTTTCAACTCAGGGTGATTGGTTGTATTTTCTATCATCACGTGAATTCAATGCGACACCCAGTTCGCCTTGGGGCGATCGAAATATGGGGCCGATGTTTGATAAACGAGCGCAAATATTTGCTTATCCTTTGGTCAAGCAAGCTCAATTTGCCTTCGCCGATAAGACCGAGCTGTCGGTTGTTGAATCAAAAGAAGAGGACGATGATAAAAAATCTAACAAAGCATTAGCGTGGAAAGAGCTTGGTGATGCGCTATGGCAAGTGCCGGTGGCAAGCGACAACTTTAATTCGTTAGCGGCCACCGATAGTCACTTATTTGTCTTGGCATCAACGGTGGGTAACAATGACGGTGCGACACTAAAAGCCATCAAATTTGAACCTAAGCCAGAAGTTAAGTCAGTTACTGAAAAAGTTCGTGGGTTTGGCTTGTCGTTAGATCGGAAAAAAATGTTGGTCCAAAAAGGGCGAGGAGCAGGCACTCAATTTTATGTTCTTCAGCCGAGCGATAGTTTTCCTTCAGATTTAAAAGACAACACGTTAAAAACTGGCGCGTGGAAGTTTGCTTTTTTACCTCGACAAGAATGGCAACAAATTTTTCATGACGCTTGGTTGATGCATCGAGAGTTTTTATATGACCCTGATATGCGAGGGCTTGACTGGGCAAAGGTAAAAGAACGTTATCATCCACTGTTATCTCGTTTAACGGATCGGCATGAACTCAATGATGTATTCAAGCAAATGATGGGCGAATTAAATGCGCTGCACTCACAAGTTAGAGGGGGGATACGCCGAAAGATTCTCAGCAGCCAACTACCGCGAACCTTGGCGCCGCATTAGAACAGCAGTCCAGTGGCGTTGTGATTAAACATATCTATCAAACTGAACCGGAGCGTCCTGCTACCGCGTCGCCATTAGCTTTACCCGGTGTGAATGCGCAAAACGGTGACCGGATTGTCTCGATTAATGGAATAGCCGTTAACACCATTGCTGATGTGACTCAAGCACTACGGAATCAAGTTGGACAACAAGTGTTGCTTTCATTAAAGCGTGGTAAACAATCCATAGAAACGGTGGTTAAACCCGTTGATCGTTGGGCTGAATATAACCTGCGTTACGCTGATTGGACCCAAACAAACCTAGAAAAAGTGGCGACGAGTGCTCCGTCAGTTGGCTACTTTCATCTTGCCGCCATGGGCTCTAACGATATTGAAAATTTTGCTCGAGAGTTTTACGCCAATATTGATAAAAAAGGATTGATCATCGATGTACGAAACAATCGAGGTGGTAACATTGATAGCTGGCTTATCGAGAAACTATTACGGCGAACTTGGGCATTTTGGGATGGAAAAAACTTCTCTCCTTTTACCAATATGCAGCAAACCTTTAGAGGGCATATCGTCGTATTGATCAATCAGAGTACCTATTCCGATGGTGAAACATTCTCGGCCGCCGTTAAGGCGTTAGATATTGCTCCTTTAATTGGCAAGCGCACAGCGGGTGCAGGAGTATGGCTCAGTGATGTTAGTCGACAGTCGGATAATGGCATGGCGCGAGTTGCACAATTTGCACAATACGCGATAAATGGAGATTGGATTTTGGAAGGTCATGGTGTTTCTCCGGATATTGAAGTTCATAACTTACCTTATGCTTCATTTAAGGGAGAAGATGCCCAGCTTGAATACGCGATTAAGTATTTAAACGAGAAGATCAAGTCAGAACCCATTCCGGAATTAAAGGCCAAAGCATTCACTCCTTACGGAGAGCCAGCAAAAGACATTGAATGATCGAGGTAAGTAAACGTGAGTCGCCCGTGATCGAGGCGGCTCACAGTACTCGTTAATTCGTTGAATTCGGGTTACAATGTTCGCTTTCAACTGCCGGCTCGAGCATTCAGCATTGAACATGTCTTTTAAATCATTTGACTTACTTCCTAACATTCTAGAAAACCTTCGGGTGTCAGGTTATCAACATCCTACCGACATCCAACAAGAGGTGATTCCCGCGGCGTTAACTAAGCGCGATATCATAGCCGTCGCGCAAACAGGCACCGGAAAAACGGCAGCCTTTTCTTTGCCCTTGTTACAGCAGTTAGTTGAACAAAGAGAAAAAGGACAAACGCTTCGCCCCAACACTGCTCGAGCTTTAGTGTTGGCTCCCACACGAGAGCTAGCGTTGCAAGTTGATCAGAGTTTCAAAACTTATGGTGCCGGTCTGAATTTAATTATTGAGTGTGTTTTTGGTGGCGTGAAAATCAACCCTCAGATGATGAGGCTTCGTTCGGGCTGTGATGTATTAGTGGCTACCCCTGGACGTCTCCTCGATCTTATCTCAAAAAATGCGGTTCGTTTGGAAGATGTACAGACTCTGGTTCTTGATGAAGCGGATAGAATGCTAGACCTTGGGTTTGCTCCAGAAATTGACAAATTATTCAATTTATTGCCTAAAAAACGACATACCTTATTATTTTCGGCAACCATGTCTGACACCATTCGAGAACTCGGTACGCGAATTACTGTTGACGCAAAGCACATTTCCGTTAATCCAAAACATGTCACTGTGCGCTCAGTCACTCAAACGATGCATCCCGTCGATAAAAAAGAAAAGGCTGATTTATTAATTCATTT from Pleionea litopenaei includes:
- a CDS encoding DEAD/DEAH box helicase, giving the protein MSFKSFDLLPNILENLRVSGYQHPTDIQQEVIPAALTKRDIIAVAQTGTGKTAAFSLPLLQQLVEQREKGQTLRPNTARALVLAPTRELALQVDQSFKTYGAGLNLIIECVFGGVKINPQMMRLRSGCDVLVATPGRLLDLISKNAVRLEDVQTLVLDEADRMLDLGFAPEIDKLFNLLPKKRHTLLFSATMSDTIRELGTRITVDAKHISVNPKHVTVRSVTQTMHPVDKKEKADLLIHLFETNDWSKALIFVKTKKSANQLAKQLNLSGIPADCLHGDRSQRERQLALQKFKDDVVRVLVATDVAARGIDIEQMPLVINFDLPKVAEDYIHRIGRTGRAGQAGLAISLVSADEVDLLKKIETSINQLLKRELVRGFYPNHNVPETKLMSAKKKKPHKKKLAKLKLLQQESGREVKELAENQDELNEMENDSAQLQRFRSSSDQPMKESTGRPSINFKTAKSAKKNKSNKGKSKS
- a CDS encoding S41 family peptidase, translated to MSYRWISLLAGLPLLLSASGPGYYRSPDINQNTLVFTAEGDIWKASASGQNAQRLTSSPQEELDASLSPDGQWVAFTANYEGADEAYVMPINGGVAKRVSFESSRVKVLGWAPNGELLVASNSQTGPIVSWVLKLIDVNELTSQVLPLSDASTGVVSSDGKTLFFTRFGLHTFSDNAKIYRGGLVAEVWQWELGSKQEAKRLLADHKGDVRDLSFANGHLYFTSDATGNRNLWQLDLKTNQAKAITQHKNWQVRDPVVFGDVAVYQKGADLVKLELTSGESQILPIELTSDFPYLRERWVNQPLNYLTHADVSSGQRVALTARGRIALASTDNSRLIQVATDPRSRSRNAVSSPDGKWVYALNDASGELEIWQFASDGSDQGKQLTDDGGHFRYNLYPSPDGRYLAHDDSQGMLWLLDLKTGKNSKILSGFEGSQPFATVTWSADSQWLAFSHVPTGDMRNRVGIYSLASKRSKLLTTDKYVSYSPVFSTQGDWLYFLSSREFNATPSSPWGDRNMGPMFDKRAQIFAYPLVKQAQFAFADKTELSVVESKEEDDDKKSNKALAWKELGDALWQVPVASDNFNSLAATDSHLFVLASTVGNNDGATLKAIKFEPKPEVKSVTEKVRGFGLSLDRKKMLVQKGRGAGTQFYVLQPSDSFPSDLKDNTLKTGAWKFAFLPRQEWQQIFHDAWLMHREFLYDPDMRGLDWAKVKERYHPLLSRLTDRHELNDVFKQMMGELNALHSQVRGGIRRKILSSQLPRTLAPH
- a CDS encoding M23 family metallopeptidase, with amino-acid sequence MNAAAAKCLTMLQLGIITVIFPTHADQFPLSGDSLADKEYLQWEQSEQGVSLQAVRFNQDTWQSNRGKDSNEAFIFGQPVHAMREGKVVSCWRKAPDNDTIGEYDEELGLETPEADTRIPRYGNHLLIEHQDGSRALYAHMQQESIPQRLCPQSERYLTAVADPEHADVERQTRVMTSQQATVKVGEKLGRVGNSGMSKFPQLFLRLEKEGQLQPLVFEKGLFSMRAQKDSFLKWQPIENQAIPMPQAFFWPVRSSVKELTYFQQSLNDFSRLSLWLRESGYTPTQRDVYTVGGKTFVNVNWQPSTMPWQSYPLLNEQQHLETMNQAFIDGYSLKEIDTTLVSGELKYSTYYVQDLAPVMTKHAMSLADFNTFRYEARKANMGAAAISVQYQGEDPIITALFRPDVSQQQEYNPRINRDNFERVYEQMAYKKYYPVYMNAYYSEQLGDMVSVIFAPRFNTDMDDIDMSLSDVKSASQDAKEDGFKQGMISGFDNVKDDHRFVGFWLK
- a CDS encoding S41 family peptidase, producing the protein MIKHIYQTEPERPATASPLALPGVNAQNGDRIVSINGIAVNTIADVTQALRNQVGQQVLLSLKRGKQSIETVVKPVDRWAEYNLRYADWTQTNLEKVATSAPSVGYFHLAAMGSNDIENFAREFYANIDKKGLIIDVRNNRGGNIDSWLIEKLLRRTWAFWDGKNFSPFTNMQQTFRGHIVVLINQSTYSDGETFSAAVKALDIAPLIGKRTAGAGVWLSDVSRQSDNGMARVAQFAQYAINGDWILEGHGVSPDIEVHNLPYASFKGEDAQLEYAIKYLNEKIKSEPIPELKAKAFTPYGEPAKDIE